The following DNA comes from Rosa rugosa chromosome 5, drRosRugo1.1, whole genome shotgun sequence.
CCTTGAAACTGCAATCATGTTAGTCCAAAGTCTCCAAAGTCTTTTTGCCTTTAAACTGCAACCATTTTtgccaacttctcttgaatCTCAACctacaaaagaaaatagttCACTTATTAATAGCATGTAAGATTACATGTGTACTTTTGTGCTCTGCTGTTCTTTACATGGATGATGACCTTTGAAGCCAAAAACCATGAATTTAAAGATACAAGTAGACAAACTTGTTAGACATAAGTAAATCAGAACAACTAATAAGGCCTGAAAAGAACTTAAAAATATAAAACCTAGATGGAAAACAACATCAGTCTATCAAGCAATAGTCAAGCACCTGTACTAAAATCATCATTGTTATGTATCTATCTACTTATAAACAGAGATGCCAACAATTAAACATTTTCCTTATACCTTGGACGTTGCTACATATCCTAGCACTGGCCAGCATTGGTGTACTGCATAGAGAAGCCGTTAAAGCAACCAACTTCAATGTCAAGGTTTTTCAAGTTGAAATTTGTAAGATCTTTTAGCCAACCAACTTTTTATCTAAAAACAAATACGTCCCAACAACAATAACAGCTAGTTACTTTGATGGAAATTAGCAGCAGCAGCTCAGGGATCAAAGTTGTCAAAGAAGGATTGCAGCTGTAGTTCCATTACCTGCAAATTTGACGCATAAAACGAAGACCCAGAACGGCAGAACACAAAATGTCAAGTCTTGAAGGGAAATATACATATACTTAAGGGTTTTTAGGCCAAAATCCTGTCTAGGCTACAGCCTAGATAGCCTACCATGTAGCTACGCCCCTGTCTCTCCTGCTTTGGGATGAAGCAAACCTCTTGTGTTGAGCTTATTCTATATAGGGTTCCGTTTTCATCACTGTCTGGCAACTAATCAACATCTGAAATTCGAGGAGTAATGAAAAATCAGCTTCCATTTACGTCAATCATGCAGGCACCTCTAATTTCCAAGGACAAGTTTTCCAGCCTAACCATTACGCTGATTTTTCCAAGTCAAGTTTTGGTGCAAGTCTTCGCAGGGGCGGAGGGAGTTCATGACGAGTGGGGACCACTGCTCTCATAATCTTTATGGCGCGCACTTGGCTCACAATTATACATTTGCCCCCATCAGccagccatatatatatatatatatatatatatatatatataggcctcatcaacgggccgggcctggccttactccatttttaaatagtagcgggccgggccgggttttattgtaaattgaaggatccaagcccATCCATTTAATGCGGGCCTCACGGGCATTTTCGGGCCTGGCCGGGCTAAGCCTTGCTGGCTTTTTCggggcgggccttgcgggctttatttacaaataaatttttaaagataatattttttataaacttatatttatatatcttacactccaaagagaaacctctatcaacttaaataaaatgggaaaaccaaccgttggatgagattattataataaattatgagtgtggtaaaaaatttagccaatttcaccatattttcgaatccgatcgaattggtcaaccgtcgtcacttgtatgttttcttggttgaccgatggcatgacgaccgcgaaacgtgcttaatTTTTCACATCATGTCTGTAAATATTCtattgatggatgtgcgtggacataagataaaaatttcaattttaattgcaaagatgttggcctatatcaatttgcctcctaaagtcgtatgacttgtatattacatttaaattgttgaggttcattctaaagcaaccatgaagtggaaaatgaatttagataaattaaccgctcgattgagagattgtaatgttttatggtgattgtaaaaaattcagctaatttgatttttgtttcgaattcgatcaattaggtcaaatttagttattcttataaacctatatctatatatcatacactccaaagagcaacccctatcaattcaaagaaaatggaaaaattgaccgttggatgagattattacaataaattatgagtgtggtaaaaaatttagccaatttcaccatattttcgaatccgatcgaattggtcaaccgtcgtcacttgtatattttcttggttgaccgatggcatgacgaccaCGAAACGtacttattttttcacatcatgtctgtaaatatttcatcgatggatgtgcgtggacataagataaaaatttcaattttaattgcaAAGATGTTGGCCTATAttaatttgcctcctaaagttgtatgacttgtatattgcatttaaattgttgaggttcattctaaagcaaccatgaagtggaaaatgaatttagagaaatcaaccgctcgattgagagattgtaacgttttatggtgattgtaaaaaattcagctaatttgattctcgtttcgaattcgatcaactaggtcaaatttagttactcttataaacctatatctatatatcacactccaaagagcaacccctatcaattcaaagaaaatgaaaaaatggaccgttggatgacattattaaaaataaattatgagtgtggtacaaaatttagccaatttcaccatattttcgaatccgatcgaattggtcaaccatcgtcacttgtatgtcttcttagttgaccgatggcatgacgaccgcgaaacgtgcttattttttcacatcacgtttgtaaatattccatcgatggatatgcgtggacataagataaaaaaaaaaattaattacaaacacattggcctataccaattttcctcctaaagttgtatgacttatacattgcatttaaattgttgaggttcattcttaagcaaccatgaagtggaaaatgaattctgAGAAAcaaaccgctcgatggagagattgtaatgttttatggtggttgtagaaaattcagtcaatttggttctcgtttcgaattcgatcaactaggtcaaacttagttactcttataaacctatatttatatatcatacactctaaagagcaacccctatcaattcaaagaaaatggaaaaaccgaccgttggatgagtttattacaataaattatgagtgtggtaaaaaatttagccaatttcaccatattttcgaatccgatcgaattggtcaaccgatatgtagaatatatatatgcactaatgcacatattctatatagaagtataagaacttccacacacacacacacacacacatatatatatatatataaacacacacacacaaataatgtgtgtgtatatatatatatatatatatatatttataaacacacacacaaatatatatctatatgtgtgtgtgtgtatatatatatatatgaatataaTATTTTACCGgcctacgggccgggccgggccgggtttttgtgggcttttggcgggccggcccactacccaccgaggcgggctttttaacgggccgggccgggcttttagccctcatggccggcgggcctccatcggctcacttgatccgcgggctttttgatgaggcctatatatattgtgtgttCCCACAATGGCACAATGGCTGGACTGATATGTTTAGGCCCATAAATCACAATTCCCACAAACCAACggacaaaacaagaaaaaagggAGCATGAAGCTTCTTGTGCACCCCATTCAGCATATATAAtcaaagggctaaatacaaattactaccctgtggtttaggtccaaaatcaattcagtccttgaacttctaatttcatcaaaaacacccatgcactttcaattttgatctaataggtccaatttgttagttttccgacaattgagttatttaacttgttaatgtggctcatatatggcctatgttttatgatatggtgtcgaggtggtctgcatagtcaatttaggagtgagtcctactattaaaaataaatagtttttcaacaaataatccaactataacttgaacccataacaaaatattaacgaattggacctattagatcaaaattgaaagtgcaggggtgtttttgatgaaattagaagtccagtgactgaattgattttggacctaaaccacaggaaactaactagtatttagcccataatCAAAACTCCACTATCAAAGCACTCAAAGTCAACAACCAACTGATTTGCTGTGATGACTTCGTTTCTCAAACCTCAGATATCAATATCTCTTTGTTGATCCCTCCAACATCTATGATAATGAAATTCATATGAAATTTTAGTTATCTATTGACTATTGTCTGATTGTGACTCGGCCACTCAGGttgattaatttgttttttttttttactgcttTTCTTCTCCTTAATTTGTTCTTGTATATTTCCTATTGAGAACACTCATAACAGTGTGAATTGAATTCATGATTTTGTTCTACTGGTAGGATTATGATGCTCTATCATGTATTCATGTTAATAGTATAATTTGATTGCTCTGTTTTTGTGTTGCAAGATTTTATTGCCATTGTTtttatctcttttctttttgcatgCCTGGAAATAGAGTTCCACACAAGCAAATATTAGTATCTTTGATAGATTACATATGATCTTGTTTACCATATTGATCGTTTCTTAGTTTTCAAACAATTTTACTTACACTTTAATTATCTAATGCAGTTGTAAATAGCTcgagtctttttttttaatggcgcgagtcttttttttttgtaataggAATCATTCTTGAGTATTATATGCACTGATTGCAAATGGGATGTATTTTGGTTCATCAATAATCTATTTTGGTGTATGTTTTTTTGGCCCCCATAGATATATGTTTCTCCCTCCGCCGCTGAGTCTCGTCTTTGGTGAGAGTCTTCGTCTTTTGGTTAATtggaaaaaaatgaaacatgTTATAGTAAAcgccaaggtttcaaatttctccgAAACTACCGAAATTTCCATTGAAAATTTCTGTAATTtggaagtaccgaaacgaaattcatatgctatatcatttccgtcaggagtttcccaaaatttttcgaaattttccgtacatttccacgaaattattaatttcttaaatatctacacacacaaaatatatttaaaaattcataccgaaattttgtccgaaatttctccaaaatttctgtgaaatttgTATGCCACCGACAACAAAGTTTTTTACTCATATtttcatagagaaaatatgaaattttgatttttttttccaatcaagtTGAATGCAACAATAAACTTATTTGCTTTTAGTAATTTAGCAACCTACTatagtactagttaattactcgtacatattaaatatcacaattctattataaatgtataattttagagaggctacattgtaaataggtttattataggtcaGTTTAGTCTatataaaagtttcattcaaaaatatcattttataaatgcaattaatatgatttgtttatttttaaccgaaatcgaaactttctccaaaatttccttaaatttgaagtactgaGATGGAAACCGAAatcgaaatttgaaaccttgggtAAGACTAGTATTACTTAAAGCTTTTATATGCATTGTTCAAATTCAACTTGTAATGACCattcaacttgtacgccatttagtcaaggttgagtgatctatatattgcGGAACAATGACTattcaacttgtacgccattgacaattcaacttgtacgccatTTAGTCAAGGTTAAGTTAGTCAAGGTTGAGCGATCTAtatattgtggaacaatgaAAATTCAACTTGTACCACCATTTAGTCAGGTTTGAGTTAGTCAAGGTTGAGTGATCGAtatattgtggaacaatgacaattcaactgggttccagccataaaaaaaaaacaaataaaaataaaaaagtaaatcacattcacattatcaataaatagcacaattataattacatatagataaaaacatTAGTGTAGCAATCTACTatagtactagttaattactcgtacatattaaatatcacaattctattataaatgtataattttagagatgcTACAGTGTAAATAgatttattataggttagtttagtctatgtaaaagtttcattcaaaaatatcattttataaattcaattaatataatttctttatttttaaccgaaatcgaaacattctccaaaatttccttaaatttgaattaccgaaatcgaaaccgaaacTAAAATTTGAAACTTTGGGTAAGACTAGTATTACTTAAACGGTGCTTTTATATGCATTGTCTGaattcaacttgtacgccatttaatgtggaacaatgacaattcaacttgtacacCATTGACAATTCTACTTGTATGCCATTTAGTCAAGGTTcagtgatctatatattgtggaacgtacaatgacaattcaactcGTACGCCAttgacaattcaacttgtacgccatTTAGTCAGGTTTGATTTAGTCAGGTTGaatgatctatatattgtggaacaatgacaattcaactgaattccagccataaaaaaaaaaaaaaaagtaattcacattcacattatcaatatacagcacaattataattacatatagataaaaacactagtttagcaacctactatagtactagttaattactcgtacatattaaatatcacaattgtattataaatgtataattttagagaggctACATTGTAAATTGGTTTATTATAGGTCAGTTTATTCTAtttaaaagtttcattcaaaaataacattttataaatgcaattaatatgatttctttatttttaaccgaagtcgaaactttctccgaaattttcttaaatttgaagtaccgaaatcgaaacccaaaccgaaatttgaaaccttgggtAAGACTAGTATTACTCAAATGGTGCTTTTATATGCATTGTCCaaattcaacttgtacgccatttagtatgaaacaatgacaattcaacttaTACGCCATTTAGTCAAGGttgagtgatctatatattgtggaacaatgacaattcaacttgtatgccattgacaattcaacttgtacacTATTTAGTCAAGATTAAGTTAGTCAAGGTTGAgtgatgatctatatattgtggaacattaatgacaattcaacttgtacaTCATTGACAATTCGACTTGTACGCCATTTAGTCAGGTTTGAGTTAGTCAAGGttgagtgatctatatattttggaacaatgacaattcaactgaattccagccataaaaaaaaaaaagtaaatcacattcacattatcaatatacagcacaattataattacatatagataaaaacactagtttatcAACCTACAatagtactagttaattactcgtacatattaaatatcacaattctattataaatgtataattttagagaggctACAGTGTAAATAGATTTAGTATAGGtaagtttagtctatgtaaaagtttcattcaaaaatatcattttataaatgcaattaatatgatttctttatttttaacttaAATTTCCACCGNNNNNNNNNNNNNNNNNNNNNNNNNNNNNNNNNNNNNNNNNNNNNNNNNNNNNNNNNNNNNNNNNNNNNNNNNNNNNNNNNNNNNNNNNNNNNNNNNNNNNNNNNNNNNNNNNNNNNNNNNNNNNNNNNNNNNNNNNNNNNNNNNNNNNNNNNNNNNNNNNNNNNNNNNNNNNNNNNNNNNNNNNNNNNNNNNNNNNNNNAGAGAAATTGATTGAGTCACCCAatgaaaagctctgggcacccatgtcctCTTCTCCATTCCTGTTGCAGTCGGAgtcgacttcttcttctttctgttgGGCCTTCTGTCTTGCAACCACCatccaaattttgaaaaaaaaaaaaataacgaaACAAATCATACCCAAACAGACATTACAATGCAAACTCTGAGCTACTATTGAAAATCCACCCAATGACAACTCCTAACATGTTTCAAGGTATCAAATTTTAACTCACTCCCAATTTTGGAGAAGGGAGATCAGAAGAGAGATTCAGAGCAGACTAATGAACAAAACCAGTTGGAAGGTGAGACATCGAGGCTATTTGTACAGTTTGACTTGTGTGCAGAAGAAGCCATCACCGGCACAATCACGACGGGTCGACCGCGAACAAATTCTCGGAGCTGAGCCAAGCCACTAGCCCACGGTCGAGCTGGCCGGACATGGAGAGACTGGGCCGAACAAGAACCATCTATCCCCGCTTCGAAGTACCCTGAAATTGGACCCGAATCTTGCCGGAGATGACTGTTCTCCGGTGGGCTGCAGTGGAATCGAGGCGAAAGAGGCTCGTCCCCGGCGTCGTGATCTCCGGCGGAGACATTGTTTTTCGAGGTGTGGAGAAGGTGGCGGAGGAGTGAGTTCGACGGCGGCAGGAAGCTGAAGAAGTCGCGGTTCCAGATCGACCTTGATCGTCAGCGAGAACGAGATGTCAAGGGTGAGCTTCTCCGACGAGTTGGACTCCGATTTGGTTGAGTTGGATCCGGCCGGTCGGaggggaagaggaagaacacgGTGACGGAGccttcgagagagagagagagaggagagacagagagagatctGAGAGCAATGAGAGATCGATGGCATTGATGTAGTTTTTTGATTAGGCTGAGGTCAAAATTGTTATTTCACTTCAAATtgtgttagtgggaataaaaatctgttgttggggtaagtgggatattTTTTGTCAATTTTGGTGCTCTGGAtcaaggacccaaaaaaaataaagttaaCAGCTTGGTGAAAAAAGTAGTGACAAACCCTCGTGAAAATGAAGGTGATGATGGACTTACCAGAGCATGACTGCCGACGCAAGAGACAACTTAACAAACGCCCACAGACCATGGAAGGCCTTCCATGAGAAACCAGTCCACGCCCGACCACAAGTCCCGGAAAAAATGTACACCATCTGAGAAACCACTATGATCCACCACGACGCGTTCAGCACCACCGCCGCGCCCACCAGGCCCCACCCGAGCTTCAACATCAGTAGCCAGCTGAACACCGTGTGCAATATCAGCGTCACCGCCGCGATCACCGCCATCACCATCATCTTGCTCTGCGACTGCAGAAACTTGGCCAACGGAAAAACCATGGCGTACGCGAACAGCTGCGGTATCATGTATATCGCGAACACCCCCGCCGCCTTGGATATCGCCGCCGTCTGTCCTATTCCGTACAGAATCTGCTGAGCAAAAATGTACAGAAAGCACAACACTACGCTGGTGGCGTTGAGGATCACCCACGACCTCTGCATGTAGATTCCTAACATGTCCAGCAGTCCGGCTCCGACCGCTTGGCCGCACAGCGTTTCAAGCGCACTCCCCATGCCGAGCTTCATAGACAGAGAGGATAAGAGAGGATAAGACTAGTCCCACCACCTCGTCTCTTGGCGACAGCAGTGGCTGTTTGTTCTCCTCCATTTTATGATCGGATTAGTATTGGAATATGGATTGGTGCTTGCATCGGTTGAGATTTATACGTATATATATGCTATAATGATAAGTGTCTCGGCGGTCCATTTTGGAATTTTATTGAATGGTataaaatgaaaacaaataaaaaagacCAAATATTCGGCAgccaaaaaagaaatgaatttCGATATTTGGGAGTGTTGAGTGAAATACAAACTAACAGGTGTAATAGCATGGGAGAACGCTACAACTAACAGTCTAACATACTTGGCATGAAAGTTACTGTTACTGATTTCTGGGATACAAAGAAACAAATCTGTATAAACATGCATACACGGGCACAAATACTCGACTGACTGACTGAGCAAAAACTTCATGTATCATTAACTAGTTGCTAAGTGTGAAATTtgtatatgtgagagaaaatcgAGGTAGGGACTAGGGAGTATAaattatttggatttgtgcaagTTTGCTTGAAACtatgagctagctagctagccgaTCGTCATGTCTGAAAAGTTAGATGCGTAGTCAATGTCACCAACTACACAGAATCTGGTCCTAGATTTATATGACCTGTATATATAGCTCATAGTTGATTTAGAAAATGAAGTATGTAATGCAAATAAAAGATCAGTTATATTTGGAAGATTAGCACCAAACATGCAATAACAATTACTAGAATCTGATTACGCATATCACATTTAGTTCAATATGAGTCGTGTTCCTGTCATAGATTGAGATTGGATGCAACTATGAGATCAATGAGTATAATAGGGAGGCAGGAGGAGTTTAAGCTTTCAAATAACAAGCTAGTCCGAATCTGATTCTGCAATACTAGTTGTAGGATCTGATTCTGCATATCACATTTAGAACAACGAGTTGTGTTCTGATCTTGTCATAGAGGGTGCAATATGAGACCAACGGTAGACAAATTCTTTCCTAGTGAGAAGTTCTTGTATATAACCCCTTGTAGATAACGTACTCCATAAAATTGAATCATGCGGAAAAAGGTTTTGTATACAAAGGTGGTGGTAGGTACAATTATTT
Coding sequences within:
- the LOC133710951 gene encoding protein DETOXIFICATION 29-like isoform X2, with translation MEENKQPLLSPRDEVVGVPQHHQPMHDNLDSFPAPANPSFISSTTFNPDSDDIPPINGVRDFFREFNRESKKLWFLAGPAIFTSLCQYSLGAVTQVFAGQVSTLDLAAVSIENSVIAGFCFGALLGMGSALETLCGQAVGAGLLDMLGIYMQRSWVILNATSVVLCFLYIFAQQILYGIGQTAAISKAAGVFAIYMIPQLFAYAMVFPLAKFLQSQSKMMVMAVIAAVTLILHTVFSWLLMLKLGWGLVGAAVVLNASWWIIVVSQMVYIFSGTCGRAWTGFSWKAFHGLWAFVKLSLASAVMLWLRHRVLPLPLRPAGSNSTKSESNSSEKLTLDISFSLTIKVDLEPRLLQLPAAVELTPPPPSPHLEKQCLRRRSRRRGRASFASIPLQPTGEQSSPARFGSNFRVLRSGDRWFLFGPVSPCPASSTVG